In a single window of the Osmerus eperlanus chromosome 2, fOsmEpe2.1, whole genome shotgun sequence genome:
- the LOC134038675 gene encoding zinc finger protein 271-like, with amino-acid sequence METHQCDTCGKSLSSSSSLKQHSKIHTGEKPYSCDLCGKRFIHAGSLRVHTRIHTGEKPYSCDLCGQTFSRSSSFRVHTRIHTGEKPYICDLCGKNFSQADSLRVHTRIHTGEKPYSCDLCSKTFSRSSSFRVHNRMHTGEKPYSCDLCSKSFSQVGHFRVHRKSHTGEKPYSCDHCGQSFSKPSSFKVHLIRKHTGEKPYFCECCNKLFSTSTELKRHMMIHTGEKPYSCDLCGKTFSQIGNFRAHSRVHTGEKPYSCDLCDKTFKQRGEFTVHRRIHTGEKPYSCDLCGKTFSQAGHLRVHCRINHGEKPYNCNLCGKTFSQHSHFKVHTRIHTGEALQLPTLCFRAPHMHLTEMNDHYQASTELTSVTHQCDTCGKSLSSSSSLKQHSKIHTGEKPYSCDLCGKCFIHAGSLRVHTRIHTGGKPYSCDICGKRFIHAGSLRVHTRIHTGEKPYSCELCSQTFSHTSSFRVHTRIHTGEKPYICDLCGKNFSQADSLRVHTRIHTGEKPYSCDLCSKTFSRSSSFRVHNRMHTGEKPYSCDLCSKSFSQVGHFRVHRKIHTGEKPYSCELCGQSFGKPSSFKVHLIRKHTGEKPYFCECCNKLFSTSTELKRHMMIHTGEKPYSCDLCGKTFNQIGNFRAHSRVHTGEKPYSCDLCDKNFSLKGDVRVHRRIHTGEKPHSCDICGKTFNRAGNLRTHRRIHTGEKPYSCPHCDYSCQTNGNLKSHLRIHYKKQIKAVMSRAKLSQQSPPERTSV; translated from the exons atggagacacatcagTGTGACAcctgtgggaagagcctttcctcatccagtagCCTCAAGCAGCACAGcaagatccacactggagagaagccctacagctgtgacctctgtggtaaacgCTTTATCCATGCTGGAAGTTTAAGAGTTCACACCAGAATCCATACTGGAGAAAAgccttacagctgtgacctctgtggtcaaaCCTTTAGCCGTTCTTCTAGTTTCAGAGTTCACACCAGGATCcatactggagagaagccctacatctGTGACCTTTGTGGTAAAAACTTTAGCCAGGCTGACAGTTTAAGAGTTCACACCAGAATCCATACtggagaaaagccctacagTTGTGACCTCTgtagtaaaacctttagccgttCTTCTAGTTTCAGAGTTCACAACAGGatgcacactggagagaagccatacagctgtgacctctgtagtAAATCCTTTAGCCAGGTTGGCCATTTCAGAGTTCATCGCAAGAGCCACaccggagagaagccctacagctgtgaccactGTGGTCAATCCTTCAGCAAACCTAGCAGTTTCAAAGTTCACCTCATAAGGaaacacactggagagaagccctacttCTGTGAATGCTGCAATAAGTTATTCTCTACTTCTACTGAGTTGAAGAGGCACATgatgatccacactggagagaagccctacagctgtgacctctgtgggaaaacctttagccagatTGGCAATTTCAGAGCTCACAGCAgggtccacactggagagaagccctacagctgtgacctctgtgataaaacctttaaacagagaggggaattcacagttcaccgcagaatccacacaggagagaagccttacagctgtgacctctgtggtaaaacctttagccaggctggccatCTTAGAGTTCACTGCAGGATCAACcatggagagaagccctacaactgtaacctctgtggtaaaaccttcagTCAGCATAGCCATTTCAAAGTTCACaccagaatccacactggagaagccctacagctgcccACACT atgtttccgtgCTCCACACATGCACCTGACTGAAATGAATGACCATTatcaggcttccacagagctgacctctgtg acacatcagTGTGACAcctgtgggaagagcctttcctcatccagtagCCTCAAGCAGCACAGcaagatccacactggagagaagccctacagctgtgacctctgtggtaaatgCTTTATCCATGCTGGCAGTTTAAGAGTTCACACCAGAATCCATACTGGAGGAAAGCCTTACAGCTGTGACATCTGTGGTAAACGCTTTATTCATGCTGGCAGTTTAAGAGTTCACACCAGAATCCATACtggagaaaagccctacagctgtgaactCTGTAGTCAAACCTTTAGCCATACTTCTAGTTTCAGAGTTCACACCAGGATCcatactggagagaagccctacatctgtgacctctgtggtaaaaactTTAGCCAGGCTGACAGTTTAAGAGTTCACACCAGAATCCATACtggagaaaagccctacagTTGTGACCTCTgtagtaaaacctttagccgttCTTCTAGTTTCAGAGTTCACAACAGGatgcacactggagagaagccatacagctgtgacctctgtagtAAATCCTTTAGCCAGGTTGGCCATTTCAGAGTTCATCGCAAGATCCACaccggagagaagccctacagctgtgaactCTGTGGTCAATCCTTCGGCAAACCTAGCAGTTTCAAAGTTCACCTCATAAGGaaacacactggagagaagccttacTTCTGTGAATGCTGCAATAAGTTATTCTCTACTTCTACTGAGTTGAAGAGGCACATgatgatccacactggagagaagccctacagctgtgacctctgtgggaaaACCTTTAACCAGATTGGCAATTTCAGAGCTCACAGCAGGGTCCACACtggagaaaagccctacagctgtgacctctgtgataaaaacTTTAGCCTGAAGGGGGATGTCAgagttcaccgcaggatccacaccggAGAAAAGCCCCACAGCTGTGACATCTGTGGTAAAACATTTAACCGGGCTGGCAATCTTAGaactcaccgcaggatccacactggagagaagccctacagctgcccACACTGTGACTATTCATGTCAAACAAATGGCAATCTGAAGAGTCACCTGCGTATCCActataaaaaacaaatcaaagcagtgatgtctagggccaagctgtcccagcagtcaccacctgagagaacttctgtatga
- the LOC134036909 gene encoding zinc finger protein 658B-like yields METHQCDTCGKSLSSSRSLKQHMMIHTGEKPYSCDLCGKTFCHSGHLTVHSRIHTGAKPFSCDLCGKTFSHSGQLTVHSRIHTGEKPYSCDLCGKTFRQSGQLTVHSRIHTGEKPYSCDLCGQTFSCTSSFSVHSRIHTGEKPYTCDICGKTFRQSGQLTVHSRIHTGEKPYSCDLCGQTFSCTSSFSVHSRIHTGEKPYTCDLCGKNFRKAESLRIHTRIHTGEKPYSCDVCGKNFNQPQSLRIHTRIHTGEKPYSCDVCGKTFTNASYVKVHSRIHTGEKPYSCDLCGKTFIHASTLILHRRTHTGEKPYSCDICGQSFCQAASLRSHSRIHTGEKPYSCDICGKTFKTGSNSRAHRRIHTGEKPFRCDICGKTFSMKGDFRVHRRIHTGEKPHSCDICGKTFGRADQFRVHRRKHTGEKPYSCDLCDKTFSLATAFSLHRRKHTGEKPYSCDCCVKTFYTAGELKQHRRIHTGEKPYSCDLCDYCCTTQGNLKNHMSFHTGEKPYSCDLCDKNFSMKGDVRVHRRIHTGEKPHSCDICGKTFNRAGNLRTHRRIHTGEKPYSCPHCDYSCQTNGNLKSHLRIHDKKTNQSSDV; encoded by the exons atggagacacatcagTGTGACAcctgtgggaagagcctttcctcatccaggaGCCTCAAGCAGCACATGATGATCCATACtggggagaagccctacagctgtgacctctgtggtaaaaccttttgtCACTCTGGCCATTtaacagttcacagcaggatccacacaggagcGAAGCCcttcagctgtgacctctgtggtaaaacctttagtcaCTCTGGCCAATtaacagttcacagcaggatccacacaggagagaagccctacagctgtgacctctgtggtaaaaccttcagACAATCTGGCCAATtaacagttcacagcaggatccacacaggagagaagccctacagctgtgacctctgtggtcaaaCCTTTAGCTGCACTTCTAGTTTCAgcgttcacagcaggatccacactggagagaagccctacacctgtgacatctgtggtaaaaccttcagACAATCTGGCCAATtaacagttcacagcaggatccacacaggagagaagccttacagctgtgacctctgtggtcaaaCCTTTAGCTGCACTTCTAGTTTCAGCGtccacagcaggatccacactggagagaagccctacacctgtgacctctgtggtaaaaactTTAGGAAGGCTGAGAGTTTAAGAATTCACACCAGAATCCATACtggggagaagccctacagctgtgacgtcTGTGGTAAAAACTTTAATCAGCCCCAGAGTTTAAGAATTCACACCAGAATCCATACtggggagaagccctacagctgtgacgtctgtggtaaaacctttaccaATGCTAGCTATGTCaaagttcacagcaggatccacactggagagaagccctacagctgtgacctctgtggtaaaacctttatcCATGCTTCCA CCTTGAT ACTTCACCGCAGGACCCACACtggggagaagccctacagctgtgacatcTGTGGTCAATCCTTTTGCCAGGCTGCCAGTTTAAGatctcacagcaggatccacacaggagagaagccctacagctgtgacataTGTGGGAAAACCTTTAAAACTGGTAGCAATTCCAGAGCTCACCGCAGGATACATACCGGGGAGAAGCCCTTCAGATGTGacatctgtggtaaaacctttagcatgAAGGGGGATTTCAGggttcaccgcaggatccacaccggAGAAAAGCCCCACAGCTGTGacatctgtggtaaaacctttgggCGGGCTGACCAGTTTAGAGTTCACCGCAGGAAACATACtggggagaagccctacagctgtgacctttgtgataaaacctttagccttgCTACTGCTTTCAGCCTTCACCGCAGGaaacacactggagagaagccctacagctgtgactgcTGTGTTAAAACTTTCTATACCGCTGGTGAACTGAAGCagcaccgcaggatccacactggagagaagccctacagctgtgacctgtgTGACTATTGCTGTACCACACAAGGCAATCTGAAAAACCACATGTCTtttcacactggagagaagccctacagctgtgacctctgtgataaaaacTTTAGCATGAAGGGGGATGTCAgagttcaccgcaggatccacaccggAGAAAAGCCCCACAGCTGTGACATCTGTGGTAAAACATTTAACCGGGCTGGCAATCTTAGaactcaccgcaggatccacactggagagaagccctacagctgcccACACTGTGACTATTCATGTCAAACAAATGGCAATCTGAAGAGTCACCTGCGTATCcatgataaaaaaacaaaccaaagcagtgatgtctag